In Bacillota bacterium, a single window of DNA contains:
- a CDS encoding RNA-directed DNA polymerase, with amino-acid sequence MSLIERISRSLDIDENLIKTIARTSNKYYRVFSISKKFGGVRSIYHPSPILKVFQYWLVQNLISHLPVSEHATAYGLGCSIKRNAQLHAAAKHIVRMDVKNFFPSIRFQLLADRINAFRDTIPGGASLTEEDLQLINGICFVRGRLVIGSVCAPAISNAVMYPFDCEVSQQARALHLTYSRYADDIVFSSNEWIHPSIVEDIDGRLGKFGMKLNREKTIFMGGSDRKMVTGILLNTGRLSIGRARKESIKKMLYQKLRTGAGDNRKILGYLNYLRDIEPDTFNRMVVKYNSFFGRNIMRVLTEAPADTRKAQAEAAPTKKP; translated from the coding sequence ATGAGCTTGATTGAAAGAATCAGTCGCTCCTTGGATATAGACGAGAATCTTATTAAGACCATCGCCCGGACCAGCAACAAATACTACCGGGTGTTCTCAATTAGTAAGAAATTTGGCGGAGTCAGGTCGATATACCATCCCTCACCAATTCTAAAGGTATTTCAATATTGGCTTGTGCAGAATCTCATTTCTCACCTGCCTGTGTCGGAACATGCAACTGCCTATGGGCTTGGATGTTCCATTAAGAGAAATGCCCAACTCCATGCTGCGGCCAAGCATATAGTCCGCATGGATGTTAAGAACTTTTTTCCATCAATAAGATTCCAGCTCCTAGCTGATAGGATTAATGCCTTCAGGGATACTATCCCAGGCGGAGCATCTTTAACTGAGGAAGATCTTCAACTCATCAATGGCATTTGTTTTGTGCGGGGTAGGCTAGTTATAGGCAGTGTCTGTGCTCCAGCAATTTCAAACGCGGTTATGTACCCGTTTGACTGCGAGGTCTCCCAACAGGCTAGAGCTTTGCATCTCACTTACTCAAGATATGCGGATGATATCGTGTTTTCGAGTAATGAATGGATTCACCCAAGTATTGTCGAGGATATCGATGGCCGACTGGGCAAATTCGGCATGAAACTAAATCGCGAAAAGACGATTTTTATGGGCGGCTCTGATCGGAAGATGGTAACTGGCATTTTGCTCAACACTGGTAGATTATCAATAGGAAGAGCGCGTAAGGAAAGCATCAAGAAGATGCTATATCAGAAACTGCGTACCGGTGCCGGTGATAATCGGAAGATCTTGGGATATCTAAACTATCTTAGGGATATTGAGCCTGACACGTTCAATAGGATGGTGGTTAAGTATAACTCGTTCTTCGGTAGGAATATAATGCGCGTACTAACGGAAGCGCCAGCAGATACACGCAAGGCTCAGGCCGAGGCGGCTCCAACTAAGAAACCTTAG
- a CDS encoding LacI family DNA-binding transcriptional regulator translates to MATIRDVAQLANVSPSTVSHTLNETAPISEETKQRVLQCVDQLGYVSRRKPRRGAKTRFIAVITDDIAAPFVPSMIKGIQHHACRNGYEIVVRQAPLNNMASVLDLNLKGLVGVIIATSLTPNLRGIDTGRLPTVLCHCRSENLPFMSVMPDDFRGGYTATLHLLENGWSPIVHIGGPLTWTAGRERKKGYLYALKQHGLSENEELIRHSDDWELSSGYKLILDILKRVRPPFGLFCANDLFAVGAIQALREQGFDVPGDVGVVGFDNREICEYVIPKLTSLQLPAYYMGEAAAGALLDMVTKEKRWQATTSIECPLIVRDSSIPRSLS, encoded by the coding sequence GTGGCAACCATTCGTGACGTAGCGCAATTGGCGAATGTATCACCGTCGACGGTTTCACACACTTTAAACGAGACGGCTCCTATTAGCGAGGAAACCAAGCAACGGGTGCTACAATGTGTTGATCAACTTGGATATGTATCTCGTCGGAAACCTAGACGAGGAGCCAAAACAAGATTCATTGCGGTTATTACCGATGATATTGCAGCGCCATTTGTGCCTAGTATGATCAAAGGAATCCAACATCACGCTTGCCGTAACGGGTATGAAATAGTCGTGAGGCAGGCCCCGCTAAACAACATGGCGAGCGTACTAGATCTTAACCTGAAGGGATTAGTTGGGGTAATTATAGCCACCTCCTTAACCCCTAATCTAAGGGGAATAGATACTGGACGTCTACCAACCGTTTTGTGCCATTGTCGTTCTGAGAATCTACCGTTTATGTCAGTAATGCCTGACGACTTCCGGGGTGGGTATACAGCTACTTTGCATCTGTTAGAAAATGGTTGGTCGCCGATTGTTCATATCGGCGGGCCTCTTACGTGGACAGCAGGCAGGGAACGCAAAAAAGGTTATCTTTACGCACTAAAACAACATGGGCTATCAGAGAACGAGGAGTTGATAAGGCATTCTGATGATTGGGAATTGTCCTCCGGGTACAAATTGATACTTGATATCCTCAAGCGGGTACGTCCCCCGTTTGGCCTATTCTGTGCCAATGACCTGTTTGCGGTCGGTGCTATTCAAGCCTTGAGAGAGCAGGGATTCGATGTGCCGGGGGATGTTGGCGTGGTAGGCTTTGATAATCGAGAAATATGTGAATACGTTATTCCCAAACTCACTTCCCTGCAATTACCCGCCTATTATATGGGGGAAGCAGCGGCTGGTGCGTTACTAGACATGGTTACGAAGGAAAAGAGGTGGCAGGCGACAACATCCATTGAATGCCCGTTGATCGTGCGCGATTCCTCCATCCCGCGTAGTTTAAGCTAG